One region of Halomicrobium sp. LC1Hm genomic DNA includes:
- a CDS encoding FlaD/FlaE family flagellar protein has translation MTINPRDYDLDELRKMAKQQRPGNGMGDEETLDPAELGMAMDEGGEAPAGDSFRAGLYRELLPFLGSDGTEKPYLAALPENYAAEFVVFEWLEFLLMHSGYQGAEEALDYYEDIDWITDDVQSSLSDYLRGIDESGTNDGASLDVDDHMLSLVYVAKLHSMA, from the coding sequence ATGACCATCAATCCGCGCGACTACGACCTCGACGAGTTACGGAAGATGGCGAAGCAACAGCGGCCGGGCAACGGAATGGGCGACGAGGAGACGCTCGATCCGGCCGAGCTGGGAATGGCGATGGACGAGGGCGGCGAGGCTCCCGCTGGCGATTCGTTCCGTGCCGGCCTCTACCGCGAACTGCTCCCCTTCCTCGGCTCGGACGGTACTGAGAAGCCGTATCTGGCGGCGTTGCCCGAGAACTACGCGGCCGAGTTCGTCGTCTTCGAGTGGCTGGAGTTCCTCCTGATGCACTCGGGGTACCAGGGAGCCGAGGAGGCACTCGACTACTACGAGGACATCGACTGGATCACCGACGACGTCCAGTCGTCGCTGTCGGACTACCTCCGTGGCATCGACGAGTCGGGGACCAACGACGGTGCCAGCCTCGACGTGGACGATCACATGCTGAGTCTCGTCTACGTCGCGAAGCTCCACTCGATGGCGTAG
- a CDS encoding ParA family protein produces MSRQSGSTVARLCVTNAKGGTGKTTVAVNVAGALNERGRDVLFVDLDPQGNATEALGLVESYDAQPPTLFDVLTSADQRSSIADLIVDHDEMDVVPSNIDMLQVEHELTIADLVARVQHDDSIDIDPKTLSDLSLNVTPDSVSGAHALDVLDEALAVVEDDYDYVVIDSPPFYGKLTDTGIYASQNILVPALTEASSERAIELLIDQMAALEGQTGITVNTLGVVANRVEKTNEDETMLSWLGEVFEEFPIWEVRKRVALQRAFTAGSSIFQYEESVDMESVFLDVATELDRQFGLLDEEVPA; encoded by the coding sequence ATGAGTCGCCAATCTGGGTCCACTGTAGCGCGCCTGTGTGTGACGAACGCCAAAGGCGGCACCGGGAAGACGACGGTCGCCGTCAACGTGGCCGGCGCGCTCAACGAACGCGGCCGTGACGTGCTGTTCGTCGACCTCGACCCGCAGGGCAACGCCACGGAGGCGCTGGGACTGGTCGAGAGCTACGACGCCCAGCCACCGACGCTGTTCGACGTGCTGACGAGCGCCGACCAGCGCTCGTCGATCGCGGATCTGATCGTGGATCACGACGAGATGGACGTGGTCCCGAGCAACATCGACATGCTCCAGGTCGAACACGAACTGACAATCGCCGACCTCGTGGCGCGGGTCCAACACGACGACTCGATCGACATCGACCCCAAGACGCTGAGTGACCTCTCGTTGAACGTCACGCCCGACTCCGTCTCGGGCGCGCACGCACTCGACGTACTCGACGAGGCACTCGCCGTGGTCGAAGACGACTACGACTACGTCGTCATCGACTCGCCGCCCTTCTACGGGAAACTCACGGACACCGGTATCTACGCGTCGCAGAACATCCTCGTCCCGGCGCTGACCGAGGCCTCCTCGGAACGAGCCATCGAACTCCTGATCGACCAGATGGCCGCCCTGGAGGGCCAGACCGGCATCACGGTCAACACGCTCGGCGTGGTCGCCAACCGGGTCGAGAAGACCAACGAGGACGAGACGATGCTGTCGTGGCTCGGCGAGGTGTTCGAGGAGTTCCCGATCTGGGAGGTCCGCAAGCGCGTCGCGCTCCAGCGGGCCTTCACAGCCGGCAGTTCTATCTTCCAGTACGAGGAATCCGTGGACATGGAATCGGTCTTTCTCGACGTCGCGACGGAACTGGACAGACAGTTCGGCCTGCTGGACGAGGAGGTGCCGGCATGA
- a CDS encoding chemotaxis protein CheW, with the protein MSDDDERMDRAKRIRRMREGQRSGDDADDSEEVDTDDAATDEEPAPEADDEPEAPTDDEPEVTETDEEPEATTDDEQEATAEQSDTASEAVGDTETDEESATEVDATATEAGDEPAATTDDPAATDEASPPETEAGDRATDGSDTAVETDEPSERTHATPQSEAAQQPARTDGAPQGTDGTQTSDDSMNEGTSASDPEESNTTDEGSPDPEAIAQRAAQAAASVSGGGTEAQSSQAGGGEPTPAETAAAVQEASGVELPDQEQIDAALAEADESTEDAASTDTAPSAVESESTTTEESTRVLEFTLGDEHYCIDISLVEEIVKRDTITRVPNTDEYIEGVVDLRGQITTILDPKALLDIDAEGQESLMIVFDPEAFDDQGAIGWIVDEVRQVAPVVESEINDPPVKEEYIRGVVDRDDGFVIWTKPEVAIKLATAEETDDG; encoded by the coding sequence ATGAGCGACGACGACGAGCGCATGGACCGCGCCAAACGGATCCGCCGGATGCGAGAGGGCCAGCGCTCTGGCGACGACGCCGACGATTCCGAGGAGGTAGACACAGACGATGCAGCGACCGACGAAGAGCCAGCGCCGGAAGCAGACGACGAGCCAGAAGCGCCAACGGACGACGAGCCGGAAGTGACGGAAACAGACGAGGAGCCAGAAGCGACGACAGACGACGAGCAGGAAGCGACCGCGGAGCAGTCTGACACTGCGTCCGAGGCAGTCGGCGACACGGAGACAGACGAGGAGTCGGCCACGGAGGTCGACGCCACAGCGACGGAAGCCGGCGACGAACCGGCAGCGACGACCGACGACCCAGCAGCGACCGACGAGGCGTCGCCGCCGGAGACGGAAGCCGGCGATCGAGCGACGGACGGTAGCGACACGGCCGTCGAGACGGACGAACCGAGCGAACGAACACACGCTACCCCACAGAGCGAGGCGGCCCAGCAGCCAGCACGGACGGACGGGGCCCCGCAGGGGACGGACGGCACACAGACGAGCGACGACAGTATGAACGAGGGCACTTCGGCGAGCGACCCGGAGGAATCGAACACGACCGACGAGGGGTCACCCGACCCCGAGGCAATCGCACAGCGGGCCGCACAGGCGGCTGCCAGTGTCTCGGGCGGCGGGACAGAGGCCCAGTCGTCTCAGGCAGGCGGGGGCGAACCGACGCCGGCAGAGACTGCCGCCGCGGTCCAGGAGGCCAGCGGCGTCGAACTCCCCGACCAGGAACAGATCGACGCTGCGCTGGCGGAGGCCGACGAGTCGACCGAGGACGCCGCGAGCACGGACACCGCACCGTCGGCGGTCGAGTCGGAGAGCACGACGACCGAGGAGTCGACGCGCGTCCTGGAGTTTACGCTCGGCGACGAGCACTACTGCATCGACATCTCGCTGGTCGAGGAGATCGTCAAACGCGACACGATCACGCGCGTGCCAAACACCGACGAGTACATCGAGGGCGTGGTCGACCTGCGGGGCCAGATCACGACGATCCTCGATCCGAAGGCGCTGCTCGATATCGACGCCGAGGGCCAGGAATCCCTGATGATCGTCTTCGACCCCGAAGCGTTCGACGACCAGGGCGCGATCGGCTGGATCGTCGACGAGGTCCGGCAGGTCGCTCCCGTCGTGGAGTCCGAGATCAACGATCCTCCGGTCAAAGAGGAGTACATCCGGGGCGTCGTCGACCGTGACGACGGGTTCGTCATCTGGACGAAACCCGAGGTGGCGATCAAGCTCGCGACCGCCGAGGAGACCGACGACGGGTAG
- a CDS encoding GTP-binding protein, with product MGLEEEIREIEEEIASTPYNKSTEAHIGRLKSKLAEKKEKLEQQDSSGGGGGYAVEKHGDATVALVGFPSVGKSTLLNALTNAESETGSYEFTTLDVNPGMLQYRGANIQMLDVPGLIEGAAAGKGDGQAVLSVVRTADLIVFVLSVFEIDQYQRLSEELYKNKVRVDREPPRVSIRRKAKDGLSINASVDLDLDEETIKGVLREHGHVNANVTIGEQVDIDRLIDGVMDNRVYVPSAVVVNKADLIEPDYKETVDAQLRDYDVDPDDAVFISAVEDRGLDALRERIWEELGLIRIYMDKPGRGIDKDEPLILRRGQTVEDACEKLGGDFEERFRFARVSGPSAMHEEQQVGQDHELEDEDVLRILTE from the coding sequence ATGGGGCTCGAAGAGGAGATCCGCGAGATCGAAGAGGAAATCGCCAGCACGCCCTACAACAAGTCCACAGAGGCTCATATCGGCCGGCTCAAGTCCAAGCTCGCGGAGAAAAAGGAGAAGCTCGAACAGCAAGACTCCTCGGGCGGTGGCGGCGGCTACGCCGTCGAGAAACACGGCGACGCCACCGTCGCGCTCGTTGGCTTCCCGAGCGTCGGGAAGTCGACGCTGTTGAACGCCCTCACGAACGCCGAGAGCGAGACGGGTTCCTACGAGTTCACGACGCTCGACGTGAACCCCGGGATGCTCCAGTACCGCGGGGCCAACATTCAGATGCTGGACGTGCCCGGACTGATCGAGGGGGCGGCCGCCGGCAAGGGCGACGGCCAGGCCGTGCTGTCGGTCGTCCGGACCGCGGACCTGATCGTGTTCGTCCTGTCGGTGTTCGAGATCGACCAGTACCAGCGTCTCAGCGAGGAACTGTACAAGAACAAGGTTCGCGTCGACCGGGAGCCACCGCGGGTCTCGATCCGGCGCAAGGCCAAGGACGGCCTCTCGATCAACGCCAGCGTCGACCTCGATCTCGACGAGGAGACGATCAAGGGCGTCCTCCGCGAGCACGGCCACGTGAACGCGAACGTCACGATCGGCGAGCAGGTCGACATCGACCGGCTCATCGACGGCGTGATGGACAACCGCGTCTACGTCCCCTCCGCCGTCGTCGTCAACAAGGCAGATCTCATCGAGCCCGACTACAAGGAGACCGTCGACGCACAACTGCGCGACTACGACGTCGATCCCGACGACGCCGTGTTCATCAGCGCCGTCGAAGACCGCGGGCTGGATGCGCTCCGTGAGCGGATCTGGGAGGAACTTGGACTCATCCGGATCTACATGGACAAGCCCGGCCGGGGCATCGACAAGGACGAGCCGCTGATCCTTCGGCGGGGCCAGACCGTCGAGGACGCCTGCGAGAAGCTCGGCGGCGACTTCGAGGAGCGCTTCCGCTTCGCTCGCGTGAGTGGCCCCAGCGCCATGCACGAGGAACAGCAGGTCGGTCAGGACCACGAACTCGAAGACGAAGACGTGTTGCGGATCCTCACGGAGTGA
- a CDS encoding TIGR04206 family protein, producing the protein MDRRLGAICLLAVLPWSVAVAGTVTFVFPFALVDPNTGAITTIDAYYLRQTTVLPPFLRAWGIGVVLYLGAVASALAGRVLGREDRRVTDGLLLLAGLTQLSLAHGFARQPGRFAIPLGTVLCVAVVWWFDWATIRAGVGLSSE; encoded by the coding sequence ATGGACCGACGCCTCGGCGCGATCTGTCTGCTGGCAGTTCTCCCGTGGTCCGTGGCCGTGGCCGGGACCGTCACGTTTGTCTTCCCCTTCGCGCTGGTCGACCCCAACACCGGCGCGATCACCACCATCGACGCCTACTACCTCCGCCAGACGACGGTGCTCCCGCCCTTCCTGCGGGCGTGGGGGATCGGTGTCGTCCTCTATCTCGGTGCCGTCGCCAGCGCCCTCGCCGGGCGTGTGCTGGGCCGCGAGGACCGCCGCGTGACCGACGGGCTGCTCTTGCTCGCCGGACTGACCCAGCTGTCGCTCGCACACGGCTTCGCTCGCCAGCCCGGCCGCTTCGCGATCCCGCTGGGGACGGTGCTGTGTGTCGCCGTCGTCTGGTGGTTCGACTGGGCGACGATCCGCGCCGGTGTCGGGCTGTCATCGGAGTGA
- a CDS encoding VOC family protein: MGLTLDHTMIRVEDLDESLDWYTTHLGYEEKGRWEAETFTNVFLGPEDVHEDGALLELTYNHDGRTYEMGDAWGHIAVRVEDVTEAYHELMDEGVDDYRPPEENPGYAFVKDPDGHEIEIVERDHGARYSLDHTMLRVEDADAAIGWYARKLGFEPAGRWEADTFANYFMADPDAAQEAMTVELTYNYDDGRTYELGDAWGHIAARADDLEATWESLLTREAEDYRDPESCDYNYAFTKDADGHEVEIVTS, translated from the coding sequence ATGGGACTGACCCTCGACCACACGATGATCCGTGTCGAAGATCTCGACGAATCGCTCGACTGGTACACCACACACCTCGGTTACGAGGAGAAGGGTCGCTGGGAGGCCGAGACGTTCACCAACGTCTTCCTCGGTCCCGAGGACGTACACGAGGACGGTGCCCTGCTCGAACTCACGTACAACCACGACGGGCGCACGTACGAGATGGGCGACGCCTGGGGCCACATCGCGGTCCGCGTCGAGGACGTGACCGAGGCCTACCACGAACTGATGGACGAGGGCGTCGACGACTATCGCCCGCCCGAGGAGAACCCCGGCTACGCCTTCGTCAAAGACCCCGACGGCCACGAGATCGAGATCGTCGAACGCGACCACGGCGCACGCTACAGCCTCGATCACACGATGCTCCGCGTCGAGGACGCCGACGCCGCGATCGGCTGGTACGCCCGGAAGCTGGGCTTCGAGCCCGCCGGGCGCTGGGAGGCCGACACCTTCGCGAACTACTTCATGGCCGACCCCGACGCCGCCCAGGAGGCCATGACCGTCGAACTCACGTACAACTACGACGACGGGCGCACGTACGAGCTGGGCGACGCCTGGGGCCACATCGCCGCCCGCGCCGACGACCTCGAAGCGACCTGGGAGTCGCTGCTGACCCGCGAGGCCGAGGACTACCGCGATCCCGAGTCCTGTGACTACAACTACGCGTTCACGAAGGACGCCGACGGTCACGAAGTCGAGATCGTCACGTCGTAA
- a CDS encoding winged helix-turn-helix domain-containing protein — protein MPVFLEDHDTEIDLRPGTTKSDIVAHLYRNPEWGYAPREIAEALEIPRGTATATLKRLYDEGYLGKTDDGYYHALGERADVRRYVASLDQADRMFGHHRDATAQPEAPPHRIGEDRTDEELEAELAELEDDRGVNE, from the coding sequence ATGCCTGTATTCCTCGAAGATCACGATACCGAAATCGACCTCCGGCCGGGAACCACGAAGTCAGACATCGTAGCGCATCTCTATCGAAACCCCGAATGGGGATATGCGCCACGAGAGATCGCGGAAGCGCTGGAGATCCCCCGCGGTACCGCCACGGCCACGCTCAAGCGTCTCTACGACGAGGGGTACCTCGGGAAGACCGACGACGGATACTACCACGCACTCGGCGAGCGGGCCGATGTGCGACGGTACGTCGCCAGCCTCGATCAGGCCGATCGGATGTTCGGGCACCACCGTGACGCGACCGCCCAACCGGAGGCACCCCCGCACCGGATCGGTGAGGATCGTACTGACGAGGAACTCGAAGCAGAGCTCGCGGAACTCGAAGACGACCGTGGTGTGAATGAGTAA
- a CDS encoding BGTF surface domain-containing protein, which translates to MTGTNDKVRSLFLSALMVMSVVAMGTAFTAGAVADAGNNDTFSTASFENTPSEAQLDVSDDASDTQTQNVVIDGVYLSGEDDTEEVTIDFSDAIDTDLELNNEPSTDESVHSTTGSLNAEYTEVNDESVVIELSSSGSVDDAQFTTQFDWDVTDADADNGLAHEISATGSNNGEVSASLQYKAVGDYTESIAHDDGDKEVFRGETVQLQSNSVGETIRVYEIDEDDDLVTPRRAVVNTGANSDVINYDTSNLDAGQTYIVVFGSNENNYGDDGVGTGDSNVVAMTVTELDLSAELDSTDVAADETIDVSASASTFNDEVTATLLDSNGDVVENDGEDVADTVSFDGSGEASLSVPSADDADYSTGSYTVEVEHTDTGITTETDTVNVTEAEDGDVSFADDSVFTDEAGDIANVTVEMSNTNEATVTIGNKDQGYYIVYQVTDDSGDGQVSLEFNSYTAGRLNSESDVVSVANGDDDIEFIEQGGDFTDTDEAVGSDTLDPTEYEMNASVGHVEMTSDDYTDADAFGTLSLQPRSTENMQTWVAPKGADLDEYSDDVGNLYDDIGSSITESGAAAYDDGDSPDGDIIVLQLEASGLHGAVENAEDGLQGLVTEDEDSADDIELAIEQTNEEANRSPKTLDFDDNGGISVIEDGENDSYFIAVETSNLDQPPERDLEQGDNFEATFSIEEDNVLNTLDDDESEEVTSEFELVEPDTELVTNTEDDLILIESASGQTVSGQTNYAPGTDLTVRVKSSDSASPFGVRPEATVQTDGTFTTEGADFSDVSPGTNLTLQTRRGGSPIGDEYDGRIGEVPTASVSISNQTTDGSTVTVDSVTTENGGFVAIHLNNASGEVIGNSEYLDSGTQQDVEISLDSALDENATVVAMPHQDTNDNEEYDFGDGDGADGPYTENGSAVTDSATVTIQTTEETDTPTPEPETDTPTPEPETDTPTPDEGDDTPTDDGGDETTTGDGAGFGAVVALVGLLAAALLATRRNN; encoded by the coding sequence ATGACAGGAACTAACGACAAGGTTCGCAGCCTGTTCCTCTCTGCGCTGATGGTCATGTCCGTCGTCGCGATGGGCACGGCTTTCACCGCGGGAGCGGTTGCGGACGCTGGAAACAACGATACGTTCTCGACAGCTTCGTTCGAGAACACCCCAAGTGAAGCACAGCTAGACGTATCCGATGATGCGTCAGACACACAGACACAGAACGTCGTAATCGACGGCGTTTACCTCTCTGGAGAGGATGACACTGAAGAGGTCACTATCGACTTCAGTGATGCGATCGATACTGACCTCGAACTGAACAACGAGCCGAGTACGGACGAGTCTGTCCACTCTACTACTGGCTCGCTCAACGCAGAATACACGGAAGTCAACGACGAGAGCGTCGTTATCGAACTTTCCTCCAGTGGTTCCGTTGATGACGCCCAGTTCACTACTCAGTTCGACTGGGACGTCACTGACGCCGACGCAGACAACGGTCTCGCTCACGAGATCTCAGCGACTGGCAGCAACAACGGCGAAGTCTCCGCCAGCCTCCAGTACAAGGCTGTCGGCGACTACACCGAATCGATCGCCCACGACGATGGAGACAAAGAAGTCTTCCGCGGCGAGACTGTTCAGCTTCAGTCTAACTCTGTCGGCGAGACGATTCGAGTCTACGAGATTGACGAGGATGACGATCTCGTCACGCCGCGTCGCGCCGTCGTCAACACCGGAGCAAACTCGGATGTCATCAACTACGACACGTCTAACCTAGACGCGGGTCAGACGTACATCGTTGTCTTCGGTAGCAACGAGAACAACTACGGTGACGACGGCGTCGGTACTGGCGATAGCAACGTCGTCGCGATGACCGTGACTGAACTCGATCTGTCGGCTGAACTCGACAGCACGGATGTCGCAGCGGACGAGACCATCGACGTGTCTGCGTCCGCCAGTACGTTCAACGACGAGGTCACGGCAACGCTTCTCGACAGCAACGGTGACGTTGTCGAGAACGACGGCGAGGATGTCGCCGACACCGTCAGCTTCGACGGTTCCGGTGAGGCCTCGCTGAGTGTGCCGTCCGCAGACGACGCTGACTACAGCACTGGCTCGTACACCGTTGAAGTCGAACACACGGACACCGGTATCACGACCGAGACTGACACCGTCAACGTCACTGAAGCCGAAGACGGCGACGTCTCCTTCGCTGACGATAGCGTCTTCACCGACGAAGCCGGTGACATCGCGAACGTCACGGTCGAGATGTCCAACACGAACGAAGCGACGGTCACTATCGGTAACAAAGATCAGGGATACTACATCGTCTACCAGGTCACCGACGACAGTGGTGACGGTCAGGTCTCCCTCGAATTCAACAGCTACACCGCAGGCCGTCTCAACTCTGAATCTGATGTCGTCTCGGTCGCCAACGGCGACGACGATATCGAATTCATCGAGCAGGGCGGCGACTTCACCGACACCGACGAGGCTGTCGGCTCCGACACTCTCGACCCGACGGAGTACGAGATGAACGCTTCCGTTGGCCACGTCGAGATGACCAGCGATGACTACACCGACGCTGACGCGTTCGGGACGCTCTCGCTGCAGCCGCGCTCGACCGAGAACATGCAGACGTGGGTCGCGCCGAAGGGCGCTGACCTCGATGAGTACTCCGATGACGTAGGTAACCTCTACGACGACATCGGCTCGTCGATCACTGAATCCGGTGCAGCCGCCTACGACGATGGGGACAGCCCCGACGGTGACATCATCGTCCTTCAGCTCGAAGCTAGCGGTCTCCACGGTGCTGTGGAGAACGCAGAAGATGGGCTGCAGGGTCTCGTCACCGAAGACGAAGACAGTGCCGATGATATCGAGCTTGCGATTGAGCAGACCAACGAGGAAGCCAACCGCAGCCCGAAGACGCTCGACTTCGATGACAACGGTGGAATTTCGGTCATCGAGGATGGCGAGAACGACTCGTACTTCATCGCAGTGGAAACGTCGAACCTCGATCAGCCGCCTGAGCGCGATCTCGAGCAGGGCGACAACTTCGAGGCGACGTTCTCCATCGAAGAGGACAACGTCCTCAACACGCTCGACGATGACGAGTCCGAAGAGGTCACTAGCGAGTTCGAACTGGTCGAACCAGACACTGAACTCGTCACGAACACTGAAGACGACCTCATCCTGATCGAGTCCGCGTCCGGTCAGACCGTCTCCGGTCAGACCAACTACGCGCCTGGCACCGACCTCACGGTTCGGGTCAAGTCCAGCGACAGCGCGAGTCCGTTCGGGGTCCGACCCGAGGCAACCGTCCAGACGGACGGTACCTTCACGACGGAAGGCGCTGACTTCAGCGACGTCTCGCCCGGGACCAACCTGACGCTGCAGACGCGTCGCGGTGGCTCCCCGATCGGTGACGAGTACGACGGTCGCATCGGCGAAGTCCCGACTGCCTCCGTCAGCATCAGCAACCAGACCACCGACGGCTCCACCGTGACGGTCGACTCGGTTACGACCGAGAACGGTGGCTTCGTCGCGATCCACCTCAACAACGCCAGCGGTGAGGTCATCGGCAACTCCGAGTACCTCGACTCTGGCACCCAGCAGGACGTCGAGATCAGCCTCGACTCCGCTCTGGACGAGAACGCGACGGTCGTCGCGATGCCCCACCAGGACACCAACGACAACGAAGAGTACGACTTCGGCGATGGTGATGGTGCGGACGGTCCGTACACCGAGAACGGCTCGGCAGTGACGGACAGCGCGACGGTCACGATCCAGACCACCGAGGAAACGGACACGCCGACGCCTGAGCCGGAAACGGACACGCCGACGCCTGAGCCGGAAACGGACACGCCGACTCCGGACGAGGGTGACGACACGCCGACTGACGACGGCGGCGACGAGACCACCACCGGCGACGGTGCTGGCTTCGGCGCAGTCGTCGCACTCGTCGGCCTCCTCGCTGCTGCGCTGCTCGCGACGCGGCGCAACAACTGA
- the artA gene encoding archaeosortase A, whose translation MVGAAPLTSVVGDPLAVARPLSWLLVISFLATGVLAAHTDARERARQLGALTWGVFGLFWLVLVPHFVLVQKSIVEGIGSIAAVPLSLYVGYLLWNGRDSLFTLSKAIGYMGLLYLPFTYLPLLESNPLRKWMIEVVAAQTGTLLSLIGVEPELVRGTSVLSEVPSSDYSYLSTFYFPGNERPITYTIIVACTGVGSISILAGAILAVEAPLGRKARALAVSVPVIYGLNLVRNVFIATMFGQQRMQWFVGTITGLFGTADEQMVSYYIADRLLAQFGSVIALVGITWLVVKVLPEILSLVDDVAYLVTGTEYDLREELTAERD comes from the coding sequence ATGGTCGGTGCCGCCCCGCTTACGTCGGTCGTTGGCGACCCGCTCGCCGTCGCACGGCCGCTCTCGTGGCTGCTCGTGATCAGCTTTCTCGCGACGGGCGTCCTCGCTGCCCACACGGACGCACGCGAGCGAGCCCGACAGCTCGGTGCTCTCACCTGGGGAGTCTTCGGACTCTTCTGGCTCGTTCTGGTGCCCCACTTCGTCCTCGTCCAGAAGAGTATCGTCGAGGGGATCGGCAGTATCGCTGCCGTCCCACTGTCGCTGTACGTCGGCTACCTCCTCTGGAACGGCCGCGACTCGCTGTTCACTCTCTCGAAGGCGATCGGGTACATGGGGCTGCTGTATCTGCCCTTCACCTATCTCCCGCTACTGGAGTCGAACCCGCTTCGCAAGTGGATGATCGAGGTCGTCGCCGCACAGACGGGAACACTCCTCTCGCTGATCGGCGTCGAACCCGAACTCGTGCGAGGGACCAGCGTCCTGAGCGAGGTTCCGTCCTCGGACTACAGCTATCTGAGCACGTTCTACTTCCCGGGCAACGAGCGACCGATCACCTACACGATCATCGTCGCCTGTACGGGCGTGGGGAGCATCTCGATTCTCGCCGGTGCGATCCTCGCCGTCGAGGCTCCGCTGGGTCGGAAGGCCCGCGCGCTGGCGGTCTCCGTGCCGGTGATCTACGGCCTGAACCTGGTCCGGAACGTGTTCATCGCGACGATGTTCGGCCAGCAGCGAATGCAGTGGTTCGTGGGCACGATCACCGGGCTCTTTGGAACGGCCGACGAGCAGATGGTGTCGTACTACATCGCCGACCGCCTGCTCGCGCAGTTCGGTTCGGTGATCGCGCTCGTGGGCATCACGTGGCTGGTGGTGAAGGTGCTGCCGGAGATCCTCTCGCTCGTCGACGACGTGGCGTATCTCGTGACCGGGACGGAGTACGACCTCCGGGAAGAACTGACGGCCGAGCGTGACTAG
- the dph5 gene encoding diphthine synthase: MLTFVGLGLYDERSITVEGKEALQTATDIYAEFYTSKLIGTTIQKLEYYHDIDVEVLDRAAVEQTPDKLLDAAEDGDVAFVTAGDTMVSTTHVDLRLRAEERGIHTRVIHGTTAQTAASSLTGLQNYRFGKATTLPFEDAHGGDGVPDSVVETITANQERGLHTLVYLDIKVDDPHWEGEQEFMTADHAAGLLADHLDTLGVVVARAGSANPVVEADSLDALADGDYGGPLHLLVVPADLHEMERDALTTLADAPLDG, from the coding sequence ATGCTCACATTCGTCGGTCTCGGACTCTACGACGAGCGCTCGATCACGGTCGAAGGGAAAGAGGCCCTCCAGACTGCGACCGACATCTACGCCGAGTTCTACACGAGCAAGTTGATCGGCACAACGATCCAGAAACTGGAGTACTACCACGACATCGACGTCGAAGTGCTCGATCGCGCAGCCGTCGAGCAGACCCCCGACAAACTCCTCGATGCCGCCGAAGACGGCGACGTCGCCTTCGTGACGGCGGGCGACACGATGGTCTCGACGACACACGTCGACCTCCGCCTGCGGGCCGAAGAGCGTGGCATCCACACGCGAGTGATCCACGGGACGACCGCACAGACGGCCGCGAGTTCACTGACCGGGCTCCAGAACTACCGCTTCGGGAAGGCGACGACGCTCCCCTTCGAAGACGCCCACGGCGGCGACGGCGTCCCCGACAGCGTCGTCGAGACGATCACGGCGAACCAAGAGCGAGGCCTCCACACCCTCGTCTACCTGGACATCAAAGTCGACGACCCCCACTGGGAGGGCGAACAGGAGTTCATGACCGCAGACCACGCCGCCGGCCTGCTCGCAGATCACCTCGACACGCTCGGCGTCGTCGTCGCACGAGCGGGCAGTGCGAACCCGGTCGTCGAAGCAGACAGCCTCGACGCACTCGCCGACGGGGACTACGGCGGCCCGCTACACCTCCTGGTCGTCCCCGCCGACCTCCACGAGATGGAACGCGACGCCCTCACGACGCTCGCCGACGCGCCGCTGGACGGCTAG